The DNA sequence CTCCACGTAGTCGGCCAGCTCACGCGTTTTGACAAAGCCGTCCCGGTTGGCATCGGCCTTGCCGGTGATGCCCTGGCTCAATACGTAAGTAAACAGCCCGTGCCCCTTATACCCCTCCAGCGCTTCCTGGGTGGAGGATGATGCCGAGATGACCGTCGACCCCACCGCCCGCGAAAGTAATTTCATCGCCGTGGTTTCGCTTAGTCCCCGGGTCAAGGTAGCCACCTGCAAGCTGGTCCCCATGGCCCCCGAGTTGCAGGTATCGAACAGGATCATCTTCTTCCCGGCGGGCACGTTGATGAGCAGGTCCTGCAGCTCCCTCTGCGCCAAGGCCGTCTCCTTGAGCTTGCGGGTGGAGAGTGACCCCACGTTGGAGGTGATCATGTAATAGGCCCCGTCGTCCACCAGGCCGTGGCTGGCCACGTAGAAGACGAAGGTATCGGCCGGCCCCAGTTTCTGCATCGACTCCAGCGCGGTGACGATTCGGGACCGGGTCGTCTCGGTGGCCGAGGTGAGGCGGGTGATCTCCACCCGGTCAAACAGACCCGCTGTGGCCGTCTGCAGGCTCGTCTCAAACAGCAGCGCGTCGGGCACGGCATATTTCAAGGAGAGGGTAGGGTTGGCATATTCGTTGATGCCGATGACCAAGGCATACAGGTCGTGCCTCTCCTTCCCCAGGTCGGCCATGACGGTATGCCGGGCCGGGTTGCTCTCCATGGTGTTGTCGGCGTTGAACACGATGGCCTGGAGGCGATTCTCGCCGTCGGTGAGCTTCAGGCGGTAGCTTCGCCGCTCGCCGGTCTGCCGCTTCATGCCGCGACCACCGTCCGTGAGCACCGCCACGCCGTTGAGGTAGAGCCGCACCTTGCCGATGCCCCCGCCGGCGTCGGCGATCTCCAGGNNNNNNNNNNACCCCCGGCGCCGGCTTGATGTCGTCCAGCGTGGCAAAGCCGGCCAGGCTTTCACCCGCCAATGCCAGTTGCACCAGGTCGGGCCGGAAGAAAGTCTCGGCATAGTTGTCCATGCTGTAGACTTCGTTGCCTACCCTTACGTTGAGATGCTTGGCGCCGTTGGGGGAGGCGTCGTAGTAGCCTTCCGGGGTAATGGAGACCCACTCACCGTCGGTGAACGAAACCAGTTTGACGATTTCTTCACCGGTTTCGACATCCCAAATTCTGATCGTACCGTCAATGCTCCCTGACACGGCATATCGGCCGTCCGGGGAAAAGGTGACGGAACTAACCCAACCAGAATGACCCTCAAATATGCGGATGTTACTTCCGCTGGCGACCTCCCACAGCTTCAGGGTCTCATCAAAACTCCCCGCCGATAGGATGTATCGGCCATCAGGCGAAAAGGCCGCGGAAGTAACATGTTTTGTAAAGGTACGGCTTTCCTGGCCACTGGAGACCTCCCATAGCTTGAGGCTAGAATTTTTGCTCCCCGACAGAATAAATTTACCCTCCGGGGAGGATGCCACAAAATTAATCGGAACTCTATGCCCCTCAAAGGTGCGGATTGCCCGATATTTAGTGAGATCCCAGAGCTTGAGGGTCTTATCCCAACTTCCAGATACGATAAATTTACCATCCGAGGAGAATGCCACAGAATAAATCGAACCTTTATGTCCTTTAAAGGTGCGAATTGCCCGACTCTTGGTTATTTCCCAGAGTTTCAGGGTTTTATCTTTGCTTCCAGACAGGGCAGTGCGGCCATCAGGGGAATAAGCTACCAAAGTAATATGATCCTTGTGCCCATTGAAGCTGCGGATTTCCCGGCCGCTGGAGATGTCCCATAGCTTTACGGTGTTGTCCCTACTCCCCGACAGGGCAGTGCGGCCATCAATGGAAATGACGACTGAATGGACACTGTGGGCATGCCCCCGTAAGAGGCTTTCCCGGCCACTGGAGACCTCCCAAATCTTGAGGGTACCATCCGTACTCCACGACAGAGCAGTACGGCCAGCGGGGGAAAAGGCCACGGATGCCACAGCTGTGGCATGCCCCTCAAAGGTGCGGATTTCCCGGCCGCTGGAAAGGTCCCAAAGCTTGACTCTACCCACTAGGAGATCACCGGCCCCCGACAGGGCAGTGCGGCCATCAGGGGAAAAGACGACGGAATTAACCGATGCAGAATGCCCTATAAAAGTCCGGATTTCCCGGCCGCCGGAGATGTCCCACAGCTTGAGGGTTTTATCGTCACTCCCCGACAGAGCATAGCGACCATTGGGGGAAAAAGTCACGGAAGTTACATCGTTGGAATGTCCTACAAAGGTGCGGATTTCCCGGCCGCTGGTGATGTCCCACAGCATGAGGGTCTTGTCATTGCTCCCAGAAAGGGCGTGGCGGCCGTTTGGGGAAATGGCCACGGATTTGACACTTTCGGCATGCCCTTTAAAGGTGCGGACTTCCCGGCCGCTGGCCACTTCCCACAACTTGAGAGTCTTATCCGCACTCCCCGACAGGGCAGAGCGGCCATCCTGGGAGAAGGCAACGGAATAGACCACACCTGCATGCCCCAGCTGCACAAAGACTTCCGGTTTGCTCTCTTGGGCGGGAACTACGCTTGAGAGGCTGTATGCGATTATGGCTGGATTTAATATTCTAGACATGATGCTCCTCCTATTTGCTATTCTCATGGCAGCCCGATCAGCACCGGCGGGGTGTCCTTGAACTGGGGCATGACCATGCCGATGTCGGCGTTGATGTAAGTGGGGTCGCAGATGAGGTATTGCTCGCCGCGGTAGCCCACGTGGGCGCCGGGGAGCCGCTGGCTGAACTGCACCGCCGTGGCGATGTGCCCCGGATAGTCCAGCCCCACCACCGGCAGCCCCACCAGCTCCCGCACCAGGTGGGCAAAGAGGATCGAGCGGTCCTCGCAGTCGCAGCTGCCGTAGTAGAGGGTCTCATCGGGGATGAGGTACTTCTCCCGGCCAAACTGCTGGTCGTCGGTCTGGTACTCGAAGGCGGTCTGCACGAAGCGCAGCAGCATGTTCACCGCCTCGGCTTCCGATTTGCCGTCAATCAGTTTGCCCATTGAACTCAGCAGACGATAATTCACGGACGGCGACACGGCGGCGTTGAAAAACACCGCCATGGGGGTCAGGGGATAGTAGCGGTAGAGTTCGACAATATCCTTGTTGACCACGGTGGGCAC is a window from the Candidatus Neomarinimicrobiota bacterium genome containing:
- a CDS encoding myosin kinase, with amino-acid sequence MSRILNPAIIAYSLSSVVPAQESKPEVFVQLGHAGVVYSVAFSQDGRSALSGSADKTLKLWEVASGREVRTFKGHAESVKSVAISPNGRHALSGSNDKTLMLWDITSGREIRTFVGHSNDVTSVTFSPNGRYALSGSDDKTLKLWDISGGREIRTFIGHSASVNSVVFSPDGRTALSGAGDLLVGRVKLWDLSSGREIRTFEGHATAVASVAFSPAGRTALSWSTDGTLKIWEVSSGRESLLRGHAHSVHSVVISIDGRTALSGSRDNTVKLWDISSGREIRSFNGHKDHITLVAYSPDGRTALSGSKDKTLKLWEITKSRAIRTFKGHKGSIYSVAFSSDGKFIVSGSWDKTLKLWDLTKYRAIRTFEGHRVPINFVASSPEGKFILSGSKNSSLKLWEVSSGQESRTFTKHVTSAAFSPDGRYILSAGSFDETLKLWEVASGSNIRIFEGHSGWVSSVTFSPDGRYAVSGSIDGTIRIWDVETGEEIVKLVSFTDGEWVSITPEGYYDASPNGAKHLNVRVGNEVYSMDNYAETFFRPDLVQLALAGESLAGFATLDDIKPAPGV
- a CDS encoding caspase family protein codes for the protein LEIADAGGGIGKVRLYLNGVAVLTDGGRGMKRQTGERRSYRLKLTDGENRLQAIVFNADNTMESNPARHTVMADLGKERHDLYALVIGINEYANPTLSLKYAVPDALLFETSLQTATAGLFDRVEITRLTSATETTRSRIVTALESMQKLGPADTFVFYVASHGLVDDGAYYMITSNVGSLSTRKLKETALAQRELQDLLINVPAGKKMILFDTCNSGAMGTSLQVATLTRGLSETTAMKLLSRAVGSTVISASSSTQEALEGYKGHGLFTYVLSQGITGKADANRDGFVKTRELADYVEDEVTEIAEREFQRAQYPTTTPTGDAFPIARTERQ